One segment of Radiobacillus kanasensis DNA contains the following:
- a CDS encoding ReoY family proteolytic degradation factor has product MNTPVSTKDKKDFIKWFLSNYQLKRRESVWILNYLINHDSLLKNVHFITEARFCPRGIIISTHCSEDIPFRFYKNHIVTTDAEKSFHDIRLNRNEPIYIQLNFSNAKQCPDYVAVLEDNPFIPEGYYITKKDKSMAQSLLDASLYQFQRDQLQEKINQALDERNQQEFIKLSEKLSELEVSFQALRTVK; this is encoded by the coding sequence TTGAATACACCTGTATCTACGAAAGATAAGAAGGATTTTATAAAATGGTTTTTAAGCAACTATCAGTTGAAGAGAAGAGAAAGTGTATGGATCTTAAATTATTTAATTAATCATGATTCACTACTGAAAAATGTCCATTTTATCACCGAGGCTAGATTCTGCCCTAGAGGTATTATTATTTCCACACATTGCTCGGAAGATATCCCATTTCGATTTTACAAAAATCATATTGTTACAACAGATGCAGAAAAATCGTTTCACGATATTCGATTGAATCGTAATGAGCCGATTTACATTCAACTAAATTTCAGTAATGCTAAACAATGTCCGGATTATGTGGCCGTTTTAGAGGATAATCCTTTTATACCAGAAGGCTATTACATCACAAAAAAGGATAAATCCATGGCCCAATCTTTATTAGATGCCTCTCTCTATCAATTCCAACGAGACCAGCTTCAAGAAAAAATTAATCAGGCATTGGATGAACGAAATCAACAGGAGTTTATTAAGCTCTCTGAAAAGTTATCTGAATTAGAGGTATCCTTTCAGGCATTGCGGACTGTAAAATAA